From the genome of Sphingobacterium sp. UGAL515B_05:
AAATCAAGCAGGTAGCACAGCAGCTCGAGCAACCTATTCAGACAGTCTTTAAAATCTCCAGTGATATCGACAGTGAGATTGTTCAAACTTCCAACGAACGCAATCAGGACTTATTACTGTTGGGCGTTAGTGAATCAATTTATGAAGGAAGCTTACTGGGACGTTTTTTAGATTTTACTACCCGGATTGTGAATCCCGAAAAGTTATTCCATACGGTTACAAATGCCGAATCTCCTTTTATGACATTTGATAGAAATCAACAGATCAATGCCAAAGTGAACGCGATGGTAGGGATTTTGATTGATAAAGACTTTGTGAAGGCGAAGCGAGTGATTGTTCCCGTCGTCTTAAAAAATGATGAATTTCTGTGTGAAATGATAAAACGTCTGATTCAGCATTCAGATGCTCAGATCATAGTTTGGGATCTCAATCAAGTGCTGAAAACCAATGAAAGCTTCAAGGAGAAATTGAGGCAATTGGAACAGCTTGTTCCAAACCACCTTACAATAACGGAAAAAGAGTTAAACAGTGATACCTGGCAGGACCAGGACTTAATGTTGATCAGCCTGCCTAGCTGGAACAAAATTGTCAATAAAAAAGTACATTGGCTTCCTTTCACGCCATCTACACTGTTGATGGCGGATCGCAAACCATAAATAAAACGTAAAAAGCCCCTAAATCAATAATCTAGGGGCTTTTACTTAAGGTGTTATCAAGATCTATTTATTGATCTTTTCTATCTTGATTTTTAGTCCGATCAATTTTTCGATATCAGCCAAATACGGTCTTTCTTCTACATCGCAAAAAGAAATAGCTTTTCCTTCCTGACCAGCTCTTCCTGTTCTACCAATGCGATGGACATAGGTTTCCGGTACATTTGGGAGATCATAGTTGATGACAAGCGGTAGTTGTTCGATATCAATTCCTCTAGCCGCAATATCGGTAGCGATCAAAATTTTCAGATGACTGTCCTTAAATTCACCTAAAGCTTTTTGTCTTGCATTTTGCGATTTATTTCCGTGAATGGCTGCTGCTCTCAAGCCATTTTTTGCAAGCAGCTTAACGATCTTATCGGCACCATGTTTTGTTCTGGAGAAGACAATGGTGCGCTCATGCTTCAGCTTTTTTAAGAGGCTCGTCAATAATTTGATCTTTTCCTTCTTTTCAACAAAAAATACAGATTGATTTACTTTCTCGGCTGTTGAGCTTACCGGGGTGACGTCAACCTCAAAAGGCTTGTGTAATATGCCATGTGCAAATTTACGGATATTGGGTGGCATCGTTGCCGAGAAGAATAAGGTCTGTCTTTTTGAAGGAATTTTGGTCAGGATCTTTTTGATATCATGAATAAAGCCCATGTCCAACATATTGTCCGCCTCGTCCAATATCAAGATCTCGATTTTATCTAGAGAAACTATTTTTTGATTCATTAAATCCAGTAACCGGCCTGGGGTAGCAACAAGAATATCAACACCTTTTTTAATTTCTTTAACTTGCTTTTCTTGGCTTACGCCACCGAAAATAGTACAATAGTTTAGTTTTAGATATTTTCGGTATAAGTTGATATTGTCTCCAATTTGAATGGCCAGTTCACGCGTTGGTGTAAGGATCAAAGCCCTAATCGGCACGAGTTTACCAGGTGTCTTAGTTTCTTCAAGCCGTTGTAAAAGCGGAAGTGCAAAGGCGGCCGTTTTTCCGGTTCCCGTTTGTGCACAACCGATAAGATCGTTGCCTTGCAATACAATTGGAATGGCTTTTTGTTGAATTGCTGTAGGGTGTGTGTATCCTGTTTCTGTTATTGCTTTTAAAAGCGGAGCTATTAAACCGAGTTGTTTAAATTCCATAAATGGTATGTTCGAATTTGTCTTAAATAAAACCTCTGAGAATCCTTTTTATGCTTTTTATTTGAAAACTAAAAGTCTTCAACGGAAAAGTAAAAGATTGCTGAAAAATTGTAAAGGAAGAATAGGAAAAAGAAATGGGATAAGTCATTAAGAATTACCCCATTAACAAGAAAGTGTATTTTTTGGATTACGCCAATTTTACATTTGTAGCGCTGATCCCCTTTGGAGTTCTTTCTACATCATAAGTAACAACGTCGCCTTCAGATACTTGATTTTTAAGCGCAGAAACGTGTACGAAAACATCTGCACTACCATCCTCTGGTGTAATAAAACCAAAACCTTTAGTTTCATTGAAAAATTTAATTTTACCTGTATTCATTATTTTTAATTAAGTGCGACAAGGTAGGCATAATAAATGATTAATCTTTTATTTTTTTTTAATGAATTGTAAAATGTGGTGTGTAACTGAGCGTTTTTTTGAACGGGATATTGATTGAAACAGCGTTAGAAGGAGGAATTTATCGAACAAAAATGTATAATAAAACACGATCTCGCCAAGCAATGTAACATGGTCAACTCATGATGTTGTTATTAATGGTATTATTAATTATTTAGATAAATATTTTTTCTAAATGTTTGTTCTTAGTGAAATTAGTATTAACTTCAACCGCCCCTCCCAAGGGCATGTTTTTCATAGGTAGATGTATGGTCGAGTGATTCTAACTCGACCATTTTTTTCGTTTTTTTCATAGGGTTACGCTAGGTTTGTCTATATATATTTTACAATGCTTTTTGCGAGCACCTAAATTCATTTTTGTATTTTCATCGAAGCAATTTGTTTTTAATAATTAAGAAAGCAGTTCTTATTTAGGGTATTCATCCAAGCGTATGTATTCTATTCGTATTGAGAATTTAGATGATATCCAGTAAAAACAAAACTTAAACCAATATCCAATGAATAGAAAAGATTTTATCAAAACGTCTACTGTTTTAGCGGCATCATCATTTTTTTTTAATGCTAAAGGTTCAAACTTTTTAAATCAATCCATCCGGGTTGGATTAATTGGTGTAAATGGTATGGGCTGGTCTGATTTGAATGCATTGTTAAAGAATGATGGTTTGGTGTGTACTGCTCTTTGTGATGTGGATGAAAATATTCTTAAAAAAAGAGCTGAAGAACTTCAAAAAAGAAATATACAGGTCGAAACGTTTGTAGATTATAAGAAGATGCTCAATAGCTCGATTGTGGACGCGGTCATCATTGCCACACCCGATCATTGGCATTGCCTGCAAATGGTCGATGCCGTAAATGCTGGAAAGCATGTATATGTCGAAAAGCCCATCGGTAACTCCATTGTTGAATGTCAATTAATGGTTCAGGCAGCAAAAAAGAATAAGGCTATTGTTCAAGTCGGGCAATGGCAAAGAAGTCAGCAACATTTTAAGGACGCCATTGATTTTGTTCATTCCGGTAAATTGGGCAAAATAAGATTGGTAAAAGCTTGGTCTTATCAAGGGTGGAAAAGTGCTATTCCCATCGTGCCCGATGAACCGGTTCCCGCAGGTGTACATTATACGGAATGGCTAGGTCCGGCACAAAAAAGACCATTTAATTCGAATCGATTCCATTTTAATTTTCGATGGTTTTGGGACTATGCTGGAGGTTTGATGACAGATTGGGGCGTTCATATGTTGGATTATGCGTTACTTGGGATGAAGGTTTCCGATCCAAAATCTATTATGGCCTCTGGAGGTAAGTTTGCGTTCCCGGACGATGCTGGACAAACACCTGATACGATGACTGCTGTGTACGAGTTTGATGGCTTCAATATCCAATGGGAACATGCCAAAGGAATTGATCTCGGACCTTATAGCCGTAATCATGGCGTCGCATTTATTGGTAACAATGGTACGCTGGTCTTGAACAGGTCGGGCTGGGAGGTTATTCCAGAAAAAGGGAGGATGGAAGCGGTCACTATCCAACCTTCTTTAGATAATGGACTGGACAAACATATGGAAAATTTTGTAGCAGCAATTCGCCAACGTAATCCAGAAGTACTGCATGCACCAATTGAAGTGGGGGCGCATATTGCCATCTTTTCCCAGCTCGGAAATATTGCATTCAGGACTGGACAAAAACTCTACTGGGATAAAGATAAACAGCATTTCACCGATCAGAAAGCAAATAAATACTTAGCTTCGGTTTATCATAACGGCTATAAATACCCAAAAGTATAATGCCTTAAAATTGGTTGTTGATTAATCATTATAATCAACAACCAATGGATCACTGTTTACCAATGGATTATTTCTATATTCCTTGAAGAACGAATTCGTTTGCGAGATCGATCTCTTCGCGATTGATGGTGTGTCCCGCGTCTTGATATACCATGAGCTTTACATTGGCATTCATTTGTGCTAAGATGGATACCGTAGCTTCAACCCGCTCAAGAGGAACATGGAAATCGGGATCGCTCGTGCCAATAAAAATAGGCGTTTGTGCAAAGTCCCCCATGTAATTATCCCTGTTAATTTCTTCACCGATTACCCCACCTATAATTGCTATAGCCCCACCATAGCGCTGCGCATGCCGTGCAAGGTATTCTAGTGTTAAACAGGCACCCTGAGAAAATCCAAAAAAATAGATGTTTTCGGCGAGTATCCCACTCTTTAAAGCTAGTTTAACCGTATGATCGATCAGATCAATTGCGGAACTCAACCAGGGTTCGTTCTCTTGTACGGGAGCAATAAAAGAATAGGGATACCAAGTGTGATTTTTTGCCTGCGGTGCAAGTAGTGCAAAATTATCGACATGAAGATAGGATGACATGCCAAGGATGTCTTCTGCACTCCCCCCACGACCATGGATCATCACAATGGCTTTTTCTGCCTGTTCTAAATTTTTACCAGCTGTTTTAATATTTATTGAATGACTCATTTTATCCTTTCATGTAGGGTAATTTATACCGTTTTTTTAAACCAAACGTCTTGATATAGTTCTGGATGACGATGAAACTGCGCATTTACATAAGGGCATAATGGAACAATTTTCATGTTGTTTTCGCGCGCATGAGCTACCAATTTCTCGAGCAGTATTTTTGCAAATCCTCTTCCCTCATAGGCTTCGTCCACCTCTGTATGGTAAACAACGAGATTACCGTCAATGATAGCGATACTCATTAAGCCTGCTTTGCGTTCATCGGAGAATAATTGAAGCTCTCCACGTTGATTTTTGTCTAATACAATTTCAGTTCTTTCCATAACTTCCTTGTTTGTATAATGATGTTTATATATTTTAATTAATCGATTTTTGGCAATGTCTGTTCAATCTGCGAACGGTAGCTTTCATATTGCTTTGGCAATTTGAGTGCCGATCCTAAGCTGGATAGCGGTTCGTCTACCGTAAATCCGGGATTGTCCGTGGCGATTTCAAATAAGACACCACCAGGTTCACGAAAATAGAGTGAGAAAAAGTAATCTCGATCTATTTTTGGTGTGATATCTAACCCTGCTGAAAGTACCTTTTCACGATACTCCATCAAAACATTGTCGTCCTTTACCCGAAATGCGACATGATGATTTGTACCGGCTGCATTTTTGCCGTATGGCAGATTTTTATCCGCTATTATGTCAACAATGTTAGCCGTATCAATGCTATCCGTTGTTAACCTATAACGATTATCATGCTGTTGTTGGAGCGAATAACCCAAAATATCGGTCAATACTTTTAGCGTCGGATCTGCTTCTTTTAAAGAAAGCGTGATATTATGGAAGCCTTTTAGTGCATGTTCGCCATTGATGTCAGTCGTTGTCCATGCTTTTCTATCATCTTTCGTTTCAATAAACTGAAGCTGCAATCCATCGGGATCATTAAATGAAATTAGCTTCTCTCCAAAAATTTCACTTTCCTGTAAACTAATCTGATGTTCCCCTAAGCGATTTTTCCAAAAATCCAAACTCCCTTGAGGTACGGCATAGCCAATATGAGTCGCCATTCCTGCTCCTGCGGTACCTTTTCCGATACCTTCCCAGGGGAAAAAAGTGAGGATCGTTCCTGGTTCGCCCTGTTCATTGCCGAAGTAGAAGTGGTATGTGCCGGGGTCGTCGAAATTAACTGTTTTTTTGACAAGGCGTACACCCAATACTTTCGTGTAAAAATCGAGATTTCGCTTTGCATTGTCTGCTATCGCAGTAATGTGGTGTAACCCTAATATTTTATTTTCCATATCTGATAATTTTATTTTCTTAACTAATGTAAAGTTACGCCGACCAACAGGGAATTTTATTGAACTAGATTAATAAAAGCAATAATGGCAATTTTGTTTTTTAGGGAATAGTAATTTTCGAAAATATATAAAAAAACACCTGAAGTTGGGGACTTCAGGTGTTTAACCTAACCAATTATTAACCTAAATTTATGAAATGTATATTCTGAATATTATACTATTAACAGTAAATCCAATTATCATGCCAATATTTAATAGTGTAAATGAACTCAGATAAAAGCCTTATATATGGTATAATTTCGGTAAATTGGATTGTACTAATGTGAGGTGGGAATCGAAGACTTCAATTAAAAATAGATTAAAAGATGAAAAATAGAACAATAGTTAAGGTCATGACTTTCTCTGTTTTATTGCTAACGCTGGGCTGTCAGCAGCCACAGACAAATGAATCAAAGGAGGCTGCACAAAAACAACTTGACGAAAACAAAGAGAATAAAAGAATCGTTTTAGATTTTTATCAGCAAATGTTTGGTGATAAGGATGTTTCTGCAGTTGATAAGTACATTTCTCCCGGATATATCCAACATAATCCCTCTGTTGCGGATGGAGCAGCAGCATTTAAGCTCGCTGCGGCGAAATGGTTTGAAGGGCAGCCTAAAACGAAGATTGATGTGCAACACATTGCTTCGGATGGAGATTTGGTCTTCATACACCTAAAGAATAAGAATCCAGATGGTCGTCTTAAATCAACTATTGATATCTTCAGGCTAGAAAAAGGTAAAATTGTGGAGCATTGGGATGCACAGCAAGATGTTCCTAAAAATGCAGCAAACGCACATCCTATGTTTTAAGGATAGTAAAAAATTACATTTCCTTTTTCCGTTGCGTTTTAGTCCCTCTTAATTGTTCGGGAAGCTGTCAGGTATGGTAAATTATATATACATTTAGACCTAAATCATTTTTCTGAGCAAACCATTAATTTTAATCATGAAAAGAGTCTTAGGCCTAAGTTGTTTTTATCTGTTGTTTTCTGCATGTAGTGTTCATTATAGTCCCAAAGATCATCCTTATGTATATGTGCAAAAGAAAGATCGAGAGATTAAGGAATGGAAGCTGGTATGGGAAGAGCACTTTAATTCCCCTAAGCTAGACAGTAGTAAATGGTCCCGGATTCCAGCAGGCGGAGCCGACTGGAATCGACACATGAGTACAGATGACGCCTGTTTTGGATGGGAAAATGGAGAGTTGATTCTTAAAGGAATTAAAAATACAGACAAAAATAGAGATTCAAGACCATTTTTGACAGGTGGGATATGGAGTAAGGGAAAGTTTGCTTTTCAGTACGGACGCATAGAAATCCGAGCTAAACTTGGAAGTGCAAAAGGGGCATGGCCTGCCATGTGGATGCTGGCGGAGTTAGATAAGTATGGGAAGTATCCGAGAAACGGCGAAATCGATATTATGGAACATCTTAATTTTGATCATATCATTTACCAGACAACACATTCATACTATACCTTAGATCTGGGGCAAAAGGAGAATCCTAAACATTTTGGTACCGCTTCGATCAAATCAGAGGAGTACAATACATATGGTATAAGCTGGTATCCCGATCGTATTGTATTTCAGGTGAATGGAGTTGATACCTTTACTTATCCAAGGGTTAATGGAGTAGACCCCACTCAGTGGCCTTATGATCAACCCTTTTATCTATTGATTGATCAACAGTTGGGCGGGAGCTGGGTTGGTGAGGTAAATCAAGACCAGCTGCCCGTTGAGATGCGTGTCGACTGGGTTAAAGTTTACCAATAGTGCTCCACCAATTCTCGGAAGGGTAAAAGATGAAAATGATCGCCGACTATTGAACTGCAGTTTTCTGATAACAATGAAAAATTACCATTTATAGATGACCTATGATTAAGTGATAAAAACTTAATATACACGACATAGGAAAAATGTTTACTTTTGGCCAAATTATGGAAGATAATACGATATTCAAGATTAGCAATAAGATTAAGGAAATTCGAAAAGAAAAAGGAATTACCATACAGGAAGTTGCTGATAGAGCGGGGGTAAGCAAGGGACTTATTTCGCAGATTGAAAATAACAGAACAATACCCTCCTTACTCGTATTGATTAATATCATCAATGCACTGAATATTGATCTTAATGAGTTTTTTAAAGATTTTAATTCTGAATTGGATTCAGGCCCAGTGGTCGTTCGGAAAAAAGATACTTATAGTCCGTTTGAAAAAGAGTCGGCGATTGGTTTCCATTATAAAAGGATTTTTACATCTGCGATGGATAGTTCGACCATGGACATTGTTCTTTTGGAGTTGCTTCCAGATGCACAGCGACCAATGGTTGAGACCGAAGCTTATGAATATAAATATATCATTAGCGGACAGGTTGAGTACATCTTCAATGATCAAATAATTAGCTTAGAAGAGGGCGATTCGATCTTTTTTAATGGGCGATTGTCACATACACCGCGTAATGTTGGAAGTGAAAAGGCCGTCATGCTAATTGTATACTTTTTTGAAAATAAGAAATAGAGGACAACATGTTAATTGTCAGAGCATCATTGAATCATTCAGTGATGCTTTTTTTATTTTATACTTTTCGTATCGCAAAGGGATGCTTATATTTGTTTATAAATACTTAACAAAAGTTTAGTCTTGTGTTAATTTCCAAAATTTACTTTTGATTGCGGACAATGAGGTCTGTTAACAAGTTTAAATGATGGAGTTAAACCAACGAATAAAAAGACGCATAAATAGACTGGATGAGAAATCTGTGGCTATTGTTTTGGCTGTAACAGCATTTTTATGTTACACGAGTATGTATTCATTTAGAAAGTCATTTACGGCATCTGCTTTTGCAGATGATACTATTTTTGGTGTCGATTATAAAGTCTGTATGGTGGTCATTCAAATGCTGGGGTATTTGTTGTCCAAGTTTTATGGCATTAAATTTATCTCTGAAAGTAAACAGCGAAATAGAGGGCGGTATTTAATCGGTTTGATTTGTATTTCATGGATAGGGCTTTTGGCATTTGCAGTTTGTCCGAGACCTTGGAATGTTGTCTTTCTTTTTATCAATGGTTTTCCATTGGGAATGGTTTGGGGCTTGGTATTTAGTTATTTAGAAGGAAGGCGGTTTACAGAGATTATGGGGGCAGTGATGTCTGTGAGCTTGATTTTCGCGTCAGGACTGATAAAAACGGTTGGGCGGTGGTTGATGTCTTCTTTTCATATTGATGAGTTTTGGATGCCATTTTTGACAGGTTTACTTTTTTTTCTACCCTTTGTTTTGTGTGTATGGATATTGGAAAATGCTCCAGGGCCAACAGAAGAGGACAAGAAGCTACGGACGGAGCGCATTGCGATGGATAGTAAAATGCGAAAACACTTTTTTAAAACCTTTATGCCGGGTATCGTTTTGACTATTATCGTTTACACCATGCTTACTATTTTACGTGATGTACGCGATAATTTTGAGGTTGAAATCTGGCAGATGTTACATGTGAAAGGGGCGGGCATTTTTGCAAAAGTTGATGGGACTATCTCCTTGATTGTACTGCTGCTGGTAAGTTGTCTAATCATGGTTAAAAATAATCTTAAAGCATTTAAGTTGATCCACTATATGATCATTATAGGTTTTCTGACTGCAGGTATTTCTACCTATTTGTTTACGAAACAATGGATTGACGGTTTAAGTTGGATGTTGCTTGTCGGTTTGGGCTTGTATATGGCATACATTCCTTACAATGCCATATTTTTTGAGCGAATGATCGCAACATATCGTATGAAAAGTAATATTGGTTTTGTTATGTATATGGCTGACTCAATCGGTTATTTGGGTAGTTTTCTGATATTGGTAAACAAAGAATTTATGCCAAATTCTGTTACTTGGGGAAATTACTTTATTCAATTGGTCTTTTTAGCCTCTATTATCGGCGCTATTTTGGGTATCTTCTCTCTACTCTATTTTATTCGAAAAAAAGAACAGATGAAAGGAAGTGATGATGAATTGTTGGCCCCTTGGCATACCACAAAAGGAGAAGTGCAAATTAGTTAACTATACTTTTTTATGATATTCTATTTATAAAGATGAAAACAAATACATATGATTTAATTATTGTTGGGGGCGGGATTTTAGGGACCTTTCATGCCTATCATGCGTTACAAATGGGATTACGCGTGCTCCAACTCGAAAAAGATAATTTCCCCGTGGGATCTACTGTTCGTAATTTCGGACAGGTAGTGCCATCGGGGATGGCCGGAGAATGGTTTGATTATGGTGTACGAGGACTTGAAATATATCAATCCATTCAGCGGGAGATGGATATATCTGTTAGAAATAACGGCAGCATCTATATTGCTTCGGATAGTGATGAAGTTCAGGTGCTTCACGAGCTGTCTAAGCACTATCAGGGAAAAGGATATGATCATGAACTTTGGTCAAAGGAACAGGTTTTATTGAAATATCCCGTAATGAATGCTGATTATGTTAAAGAGGCTATCTTTTTTCCGCAGGAACTCAGTGTAGAACCCGAGTTAATGATTAGACAGCTGCATATTTATATGCAAAATAAGTTTGTGGACTATACGTTGAAATACGATACGACAATTGTGGCCTGCGAGGATAAAAATGATGCTGTTGTTGTCACGAGCAGTACGCTAGAAAACTTTGAAGGGAAAAAATTGCTTATCTGCAATGGATACGAGTTTAAAATTTTATATCGTTCCTTGTTTGATAATAGCGGGCTTGAAATTAGCAAGCTGCAAATGATGCGTACAAAGCCTTTGGCTCATATTCATCTTCCCGGGAATATCTTAACTGGGTTGACCATTCGTCGATACGAGAGTTTTGAAGAATATTGCCCGTCGTTTCAGACAATTCCAATGCCTGATCACTATCAGGAGCTACGCAATTATGGAATTCATATCCTATTTAAACAGGCCACGGATGGTAGTATTATTATTGGTGATTCGCATGAATATGCAGCGGGCAACAGACTGGATGAACTGGGCTTCTCCGTAAGTTCCTATATCAATGAATTGATGATTGCGGAAGCCAACCGTATCCTGCCAATGGAGCGTAGCTGGATTTCATCTTCCTGGGCAGGTTATTATTCGCAGCACAAAGATCATATTCTTGAAATCGACGTTAGCCCAAGAATACATGTTAGAACCGGTATTGGAGGGAAGGGAATGACCGCAAGTGCTGGCTATGCCGAGCAGAGTATTGAAAAACTTTTTTAATTTAACCCTATTAAATAGCCCCGCTACCACATCTAGCGGGGCTATTTCGTTTTTAAGCTATTTATTTGATCAGTTTGTACAGACTTCCTAAAACGTACAGTTGTCTTTCTTAATAAGGTCAAGCTTTATAAAATTCAATTAGTAAATAACTAAATTATAAAAAGGATCTCTGGTAAATCTTTTTATTGCATCAACTAATTGACCAGTTGTTTGTTCTTTATAAAACATTATCTGATCAATATTTCCTTATTGTTTAGGCGTTAAACAATGTTTTTATTAACTTCACGGTCACAATAAACCAGATCTAAATATTAGAAGTGAATGGCAAATAATGTTTTTCCTGAAAATGAGTTAAGAAGGATAGAAAAATTAAAGTCCTATGAGTTAATGGGACTCGGGAAAGACCCTGAGCTGGATGTTTTTGCGCAGGCAGCCTGTCTGATTACAGATTGCCCTGCAGCTTTAATTGCCATGATGGAAGAAGAAACACAACGTATTCAAAGTTGTGTTGGGATGGAGCTGGATACCGTTGAAAGGAAGAATACGGTCTGTCAGTACACCATAATGAGCAAGGAGGTCCTTGTTATTGAAGATACTTTTGAAGATCCACGCTCGTCTTCCAATCCATTGATTCGCGAAGGAAATATCCGTTTTTATGCCGGAGTTCCTCTTTTGGATGATGATGGCGATGCTCTTGGAACAATCTGTGTCATTGATTTCCATCCGAAAAAGCTTTCGGATAAGCAAAAAGACTCGTTGGAGGAGCTAGGCAAGGCGGTGACCAAAATATTATTGGGAAAAAAACGAAAAGTACAGGCTGGTTATTTCTCCGAAATTTTTCACTTGACGAACAATATTATTTGTGTATTGGATGAGACACGAAAGGTAAAAGAAGTTAACCCTGCATTTAGTAAAGTCTTGGGATTGTCCAGATCGAATAGTTTAGGCAAATCTATTTTTACATTATTGGGAGACACTGAAAGGGAGTTAGCGTCGGACTTAGGTCGAGTTGAGGAAACAAAGTACGGCGTTCAATCTACAAGTAGGACTAAAACAGAAAATGGTCAAGTTGTCGAAATTGAATGGCATTTCAAATATGATCCGATAAACCATGATATTCTGGCCTTTGGCAGAAACGTAACAAAAGAACGCGAAGAAAAACTCAAGTTGGAGAATTCCGAACGTAGATTTCGTAGTTTTTTTGAAAATGCGATTGGCCTCATGAGTATGCATGATTTGGACGGTAATATTCTATCCGTCAATGAAAAAGGAAGAGAGATATTGCGGTATGCCAAAGAAGAGGTAAAAGGACTTAATCTCAAGAAATTGGTTCCGTCTCATCATGTGGGTCTGGTTGAAGAATATCTCAAGCGCATTGCCAGCAATAAAGAGGATTCCGGAATGATGGTTCTCCAAACAAAAGATGGAGAAGACATTTCTTGGCTATACCACAATATGTTGGAAACGGATGAAAATGGACGTTCTTATGTTGTCAGTACGGCCTTGAATATGACGGATCGACTGCGGCTTGAAAATGATCTTTTGCATACCAAACAAATCCTGGAGCAGACCAATGCTGTTGCTCAGGTTGGCGGATGGGAGGTCAACTTAGCCGAAAACAAGGTCTATTGGTCCGACTCTACGAAGCTAATTCATGGTGTGGCTCCCGATTTTACACCTGATTTTGAACATGCAATCGGATTTTATGAGCCGGAAAGCCAGGTTATTTTGCGTGGAATTTTTGAAGATGCCATTACATCAAGAACACCTTACGATACCGAATTGCGTCTATTAAAGCAAAATGGCGAATCAATTTGGGTACGCGTAAAGGGTATTCCCGAATTTGAAAACGATGTGTGTAAGCGTGTTTTTGGAATTATTCAGGATATCGATCAAAGTAAATCGCTATTCTTGGAGCTGGAACGTAAAGAATCGATGTTACGTGCGTTTGTGGATTATGTTCCTGCTTCGGTTGCTATGTTTGACCGAGACTTTAACTATATTTCGGTCAGTAATCAATGGCTGGAAGATTTTCACGAAGGGGTAAGTTTGCCGCCAAATAGTAACTTTTTTGAACTTTTTCCAAATATCCCGGAAAATCGAAAAAAAATCTACCTTGATGCACTGGAGGGAATAC
Proteins encoded in this window:
- a CDS encoding GNAT family N-acetyltransferase, which produces MAKNRLIKIYKHHYTNKEVMERTEIVLDKNQRGELQLFSDERKAGLMSIAIIDGNLVVYHTEVDEAYEGRGFAKILLEKLVAHARENNMKIVPLCPYVNAQFHRHPELYQDVWFKKTV
- a CDS encoding Gfo/Idh/MocA family oxidoreductase, translating into MNRKDFIKTSTVLAASSFFFNAKGSNFLNQSIRVGLIGVNGMGWSDLNALLKNDGLVCTALCDVDENILKKRAEELQKRNIQVETFVDYKKMLNSSIVDAVIIATPDHWHCLQMVDAVNAGKHVYVEKPIGNSIVECQLMVQAAKKNKAIVQVGQWQRSQQHFKDAIDFVHSGKLGKIRLVKAWSYQGWKSAIPIVPDEPVPAGVHYTEWLGPAQKRPFNSNRFHFNFRWFWDYAGGLMTDWGVHMLDYALLGMKVSDPKSIMASGGKFAFPDDAGQTPDTMTAVYEFDGFNIQWEHAKGIDLGPYSRNHGVAFIGNNGTLVLNRSGWEVIPEKGRMEAVTIQPSLDNGLDKHMENFVAAIRQRNPEVLHAPIEVGAHIAIFSQLGNIAFRTGQKLYWDKDKQHFTDQKANKYLASVYHNGYKYPKV
- a CDS encoding XRE family transcriptional regulator, coding for MEDNTIFKISNKIKEIRKEKGITIQEVADRAGVSKGLISQIENNRTIPSLLVLINIINALNIDLNEFFKDFNSELDSGPVVVRKKDTYSPFEKESAIGFHYKRIFTSAMDSSTMDIVLLELLPDAQRPMVETEAYEYKYIISGQVEYIFNDQIISLEEGDSIFFNGRLSHTPRNVGSEKAVMLIVYFFENKK
- a CDS encoding glycoside hydrolase family 16 protein; translated protein: MKRVLGLSCFYLLFSACSVHYSPKDHPYVYVQKKDREIKEWKLVWEEHFNSPKLDSSKWSRIPAGGADWNRHMSTDDACFGWENGELILKGIKNTDKNRDSRPFLTGGIWSKGKFAFQYGRIEIRAKLGSAKGAWPAMWMLAELDKYGKYPRNGEIDIMEHLNFDHIIYQTTHSYYTLDLGQKENPKHFGTASIKSEEYNTYGISWYPDRIVFQVNGVDTFTYPRVNGVDPTQWPYDQPFYLLIDQQLGGSWVGEVNQDQLPVEMRVDWVKVYQ
- a CDS encoding ester cyclase, which produces MKNRTIVKVMTFSVLLLTLGCQQPQTNESKEAAQKQLDENKENKRIVLDFYQQMFGDKDVSAVDKYISPGYIQHNPSVADGAAAFKLAAAKWFEGQPKTKIDVQHIASDGDLVFIHLKNKNPDGRLKSTIDIFRLEKGKIVEHWDAQQDVPKNAANAHPMF
- a CDS encoding alpha/beta hydrolase is translated as MSHSINIKTAGKNLEQAEKAIVMIHGRGGSAEDILGMSSYLHVDNFALLAPQAKNHTWYPYSFIAPVQENEPWLSSAIDLIDHTVKLALKSGILAENIYFFGFSQGACLTLEYLARHAQRYGGAIAIIGGVIGEEINRDNYMGDFAQTPIFIGTSDPDFHVPLERVEATVSILAQMNANVKLMVYQDAGHTINREEIDLANEFVLQGI
- a CDS encoding ring-cleaving dioxygenase codes for the protein MENKILGLHHITAIADNAKRNLDFYTKVLGVRLVKKTVNFDDPGTYHFYFGNEQGEPGTILTFFPWEGIGKGTAGAGMATHIGYAVPQGSLDFWKNRLGEHQISLQESEIFGEKLISFNDPDGLQLQFIETKDDRKAWTTTDINGEHALKGFHNITLSLKEADPTLKVLTDILGYSLQQQHDNRYRLTTDSIDTANIVDIIADKNLPYGKNAAGTNHHVAFRVKDDNVLMEYREKVLSAGLDITPKIDRDYFFSLYFREPGGVLFEIATDNPGFTVDEPLSSLGSALKLPKQYESYRSQIEQTLPKID
- a CDS encoding cold-shock protein, with the translated sequence MNTGKIKFFNETKGFGFITPEDGSADVFVHVSALKNQVSEGDVVTYDVERTPKGISATNVKLA
- a CDS encoding DEAD/DEAH box helicase, which encodes MEFKQLGLIAPLLKAITETGYTHPTAIQQKAIPIVLQGNDLIGCAQTGTGKTAAFALPLLQRLEETKTPGKLVPIRALILTPTRELAIQIGDNINLYRKYLKLNYCTIFGGVSQEKQVKEIKKGVDILVATPGRLLDLMNQKIVSLDKIEILILDEADNMLDMGFIHDIKKILTKIPSKRQTLFFSATMPPNIRKFAHGILHKPFEVDVTPVSSTAEKVNQSVFFVEKKEKIKLLTSLLKKLKHERTIVFSRTKHGADKIVKLLAKNGLRAAAIHGNKSQNARQKALGEFKDSHLKILIATDIAARGIDIEQLPLVINYDLPNVPETYVHRIGRTGRAGQEGKAISFCDVEERPYLADIEKLIGLKIKIEKINK